A DNA window from Pedomonas mirosovicensis contains the following coding sequences:
- a CDS encoding S8 family serine peptidase, with protein MFRPRLCVRQLVVPFLVLLLALSAARARAADAPAQTASLPPGEDAVIVVTGRLDSSHRAELRRNWGIAAIKADTAYAAGASGRGVQVAIVDTGVDAATPDVKRVVSPRSIDLFTHRQDGEARRHGANIAAMLAAAQDGAGLVGVAPGVTVLSVRADLDQPCWHGECKLSGPDVARGIDYALDQGARVIILSLAGLEPLPSLKPAFRRAAQTGAVLVIAAGNRGTAEPTWPARYAEEPDLRDAILVVGAATREGELAIYSNRAGQAMNRYIAAPGHKVSINCSRKHCSKGSGTSFATAYAAGAVALLLDAFPRLDAQQAARILLDSAQDKDAPGVDAVSGHGHMDVARAFAQARAMTQREIASNVPTS; from the coding sequence ATGTTCCGGCCGCGTCTTTGCGTACGCCAGCTTGTCGTTCCTTTTCTCGTCCTCCTCCTTGCCCTCTCTGCCGCCAGAGCACGCGCGGCGGATGCTCCGGCGCAAACGGCCAGCCTGCCGCCGGGGGAGGATGCGGTCATCGTCGTCACCGGCCGGTTGGATTCCAGCCACCGGGCGGAGCTGCGGCGCAACTGGGGTATCGCGGCCATCAAGGCGGATACCGCCTATGCAGCAGGCGCGAGCGGCCGGGGCGTTCAGGTCGCCATCGTCGATACCGGCGTGGACGCCGCAACGCCGGACGTGAAACGCGTCGTCTCGCCCCGCTCGATCGACCTGTTCACTCATCGTCAGGACGGGGAGGCGCGCCGCCATGGCGCCAACATCGCGGCGATGCTGGCCGCGGCGCAGGACGGGGCCGGGCTCGTGGGCGTCGCCCCCGGCGTGACGGTGCTTTCGGTACGCGCCGACCTGGACCAGCCCTGCTGGCACGGCGAATGCAAGCTCAGCGGGCCGGACGTGGCGCGGGGCATCGATTACGCGCTCGATCAGGGCGCGCGGGTCATCATCCTATCGCTGGCCGGGCTGGAGCCCTTGCCGTCTCTAAAGCCCGCGTTCCGCCGCGCCGCGCAAACCGGGGCGGTGCTGGTAATCGCCGCCGGCAACCGGGGCACGGCCGAGCCCACCTGGCCCGCCCGCTATGCGGAGGAGCCGGACCTGAGGGATGCGATCCTGGTGGTTGGGGCGGCCACGCGAGAAGGCGAGCTGGCCATCTATTCCAACCGCGCCGGGCAGGCGATGAACCGGTACATCGCCGCGCCGGGGCACAAGGTCAGCATTAATTGCAGCCGCAAGCACTGCAGCAAGGGCTCGGGCACGTCGTTCGCCACCGCCTATGCCGCCGGGGCCGTCGCCCTGCTGCTGGATGCCTTCCCCCGGCTGGACGCCCAGCAGGCCGCCCGCATCCTGCTCGACAGCGCGCAGGACAAGGACGCGCCTGGGGTGGACGCTGTGAGCGGCCATGGCCACATGGATGTGGCGCGGGCCTTTGCCCAGGCGCGGGCCATG